One Anolis carolinensis isolate JA03-04 chromosome 4, rAnoCar3.1.pri, whole genome shotgun sequence DNA window includes the following coding sequences:
- the fam110a gene encoding protein FAM110A: MPVETLQASHAMKGISVTAAPFTSAMPFRILNKGPEYFRRQAAKAPPAAKKLSAVERLEADKAKYVKSQQVATTKQEPVRPLLLKQPLFTPGVRRVMLTPSRKTPQGSRCGAKTSLNLDILNNLINFCDSPLSPFPKADKSPLESKWRPEDRSRSPGYLPSTPKTKGGPSEGMSKLSQSSASSSSKPPSTVAVRRVDVRPCGPMRARVTPAIQLTPVPTSPAQARILSASPLNSPSPCGELRPDSAKRQTCLHRSKSDLSDRYSRATADLERFFNYCGLDPEDMGDMEVERFTRASSDIVSIKFHSVSTASSEGTRSRRSAVTLEERQAERMPYGISIVERNARVIKWLYGLRQARECQKVSNV, from the coding sequence ATGCCAGTGGAAACACTCCAGGCCAGCCACGCCATGAAAGGCATCTCGGTGACGGCGGCCCCTTTCACTTCGGCCATGCCCTTCCGCATCCTCAACAAGGGCCCTGAGTATTTCCGCCGGCAAGCCGCCAAAGCTCCTCCAGCCGCCAAGAAGTTGAGTGCCGTGGAAAGGTTGGAGGCCGACAAGGCCAAGTACGTCAAGAGCCAGCAAGTGGCCACCACCAAGCAGGAACCAGTGAGGCCCTTGTTGCTCAAACAGCCGCTCTTCACTCCAGGGGTGAGGCGGGTGATGCTGACTCCGAGCCGCAAAACCCCGCAAGGCAGCCGTTGCGGGGCCAAGACCTCTCTCAACTTAGACATTCTCAACAACCTGATCAATTTTTGCGACAGCCCGCTCtcacctttccccaaagcagacaagagcccgCTGGAGTCCAAGTGGAGGCCTGAGGATCGCAGTAGAAGCCCTGGGTATCTCCCGAGCACCCCAAAGACGAAGGGTGGCCCCTCAGAAGGCATGAGCAAGCTGTCCCAAAGCTCGGCTTCTTCATCCTCTAAGCCACCCAGCACCGTCGCCGTGCGCAGAGTGGACGTCCGGCCCTGCGGACCAATGAGGGCCAGAGTCACACCAGCTATCCAGCTGACCCCGGTCCCTACCTCTCCGGCTCAGGCCCGGATCTTGTCCGCCAGCCCTCTGAACTCCCCCAGCCCCTGTGGCGAGCTGCGGCCGGACAGCGCCAAGCGGCAGACCTGCTTGCACCGCTCCAAATCGGACCTGAGCGACCGGTACTCGCGAGCCACGGCCGACCTGGAGCGCTTCTTCAACTACTGCGGCTTGGACCCCGAGGACATGGGGGACATGGAGGTGGAGCGCTTCACCCGGGCCAGTTCGGACATTGTGTCCATCAAGTTCCACAGCGTCAGCACGGCCAGCTCCGAAGGGACCCGCTCCCGGCGCAGCGCCGTCACCTTGGAGGAGCGGCAGGCCGAGCGCATGCCCTACGGCATCTCCATCGTCGAGCGCAACGCCCGGGTCATCAAGTGGTTGTACGGACTGCGCCAAGCCAGGGAGTGCCAAAAGGTATCCAACGTATAG